A genome region from Ralstonia solanacearum K60 includes the following:
- a CDS encoding DUF3318 domain-containing protein, whose product MTEPNRTGDVPDHEAAHTARHHVRPSRRGGEVRLPLAVRKELLLTRAALERYDYTQARNNVRRATGRAFSLGGLGALLPSLIRPLARPNSLMRALGIARDYPLLGTVLSLTYAGLRRTVIGRVTRRLGKVGLAAGAAWWGYRKWQETQADRAAEPVAAADDAAPEPSTEIIPGSTS is encoded by the coding sequence ATGACCGAGCCGAACCGAACGGGCGATGTGCCCGACCACGAAGCCGCGCATACCGCGCGCCACCATGTCCGCCCGTCCCGCCGTGGCGGCGAGGTTCGGCTGCCGCTGGCCGTACGCAAGGAACTGCTGCTCACGCGCGCCGCGCTCGAGCGCTACGACTACACCCAGGCGCGCAACAACGTGCGGCGGGCCACCGGCCGAGCCTTCAGCCTGGGCGGCCTGGGTGCCCTGCTGCCGAGCCTGATCCGGCCGCTGGCGCGTCCCAACAGCCTGATGCGCGCCCTGGGCATCGCGCGCGACTATCCGCTGCTCGGCACGGTCCTGTCCCTCACCTACGCCGGCCTGCGCCGCACCGTCATCGGACGGGTGACGCGGCGGCTGGGCAAGGTCGGGCTGGCGGCGGGCGCGGCCTGGTGGGGCTATCGCAAATGGCAGGAAACGCAGGCCGACCGCGCCGCCGAACCGGTGGCCGCGGCGGACGATGCGGCGCCGGAACCCTCCACGGAAATCATCCCGGGCAGCACGTCCTGA
- a CDS encoding phage holin family protein, giving the protein MTDDHSPKLLASLKTLAGTVVSMAQTRLELASVELAEEKERLLGAAFLGMLAVSLIGLAIMTLTALIAILFWDTYRWQSLAVMAALYGLGAAACLWKVRASLRNAPPLLEATLAELDKDREILRR; this is encoded by the coding sequence ATGACCGACGATCACAGCCCCAAGCTGCTCGCCTCGCTGAAAACACTGGCCGGTACGGTCGTCTCGATGGCGCAGACGCGCCTCGAACTCGCCAGCGTCGAACTGGCCGAAGAAAAAGAGCGGCTGCTCGGCGCCGCCTTTCTCGGCATGCTGGCCGTCAGCCTGATCGGGCTGGCCATCATGACGCTGACCGCGCTCATCGCCATCCTGTTCTGGGATACCTACCGCTGGCAGTCGCTGGCCGTCATGGCGGCACTGTATGGACTCGGCGCGGCGGCTTGCCTGTGGAAAGTCCGTGCGTCGCTGCGCAACGCGCCGCCCCTGCTCGAGGCGACGCTGGCCGAACTCGACAAAGACAGGGAGATCCTGCGCCGATGA
- a CDS encoding DNA/RNA non-specific endonuclease → MRTLPRRCYPCPLFAPQTELEGKNMKPLRFAWIIRAALTACAFAAAPAGASTGFERCPQFFVHGQVPKVHRLESVRPRALCFSSFAVMYSGLTKTPLYVAERLSASQVARAREERRTNRFFADARLPSVERAELADYKGSGFDRGHMAPAGDMSNDVSMAQSFSLANMVPQAPENNRKVWAGIEKATRKYVLRAHGDVYVITGPVFIPPSSTIGPHRVWVPRYLYKLVYDATTHRAWAHWIQNTDTARVSRPISYHELVKRTGVNFLPGVPIIN, encoded by the coding sequence ATGCGAACACTCCCGCGCAGATGCTATCCTTGCCCGCTTTTCGCCCCGCAGACCGAATTGGAAGGCAAGAACATGAAGCCGCTGCGCTTCGCATGGATCATTCGCGCAGCGCTGACAGCCTGCGCATTCGCAGCCGCACCCGCCGGCGCGTCGACCGGCTTCGAACGGTGTCCGCAGTTTTTTGTGCATGGCCAGGTGCCGAAGGTCCACCGGCTGGAAAGCGTCCGGCCGCGCGCGCTGTGCTTTTCGTCGTTCGCGGTGATGTACTCGGGGCTCACCAAGACGCCCCTCTACGTGGCCGAACGGCTGAGCGCGAGCCAGGTCGCCCGCGCCCGGGAAGAACGCCGGACCAACCGCTTCTTCGCCGATGCGCGGCTGCCCAGCGTCGAGCGCGCCGAACTGGCCGACTACAAGGGCTCCGGCTTCGACCGCGGCCACATGGCACCCGCCGGTGACATGTCGAACGACGTCAGCATGGCGCAAAGCTTCTCGCTGGCCAACATGGTGCCCCAGGCGCCCGAGAACAACCGCAAGGTGTGGGCCGGCATCGAAAAAGCCACGCGCAAGTACGTCCTGCGCGCGCACGGGGATGTGTATGTCATCACCGGCCCGGTGTTCATCCCGCCCTCGAGCACCATCGGCCCCCATCGGGTATGGGTGCCGCGCTACCTGTACAAGCTCGTCTACGATGCGACGACGCATCGCGCGTGGGCCCACTGGATTCAGAATACCGATACGGCCCGGGTGAGCCGACCGATCTCCTATCACGAACTGGTGAAGCGGACCGGGGTCAATTTCTTGCCTGGGGTCCCCATCATCAATTGA
- a CDS encoding 3-deoxy-7-phosphoheptulonate synthase gives MNRIDNPQSDQEVGVADATQDTTRIDDVRIGAVRPLISPALLLDELPVSPAVQAHVEASRAAVTDILRGRDDRLLAVVGPCSIHDHDQAIEYAHRLRVAADRLRDDLLIVMRVYFEKPRTTVGWKGYINDPRLDGSFRINEGLRRARQLLLEVNALGLPTATEFLDLLSPQYIADLVAWGAIGARTTESQSHRQLASGLSCPIGFKNGTDGGVQIAADAILAARSSHSFMGMTKMGMAAIFETRGNSDAHVILRGGKRGPNYDATSIEDSCAILRAAGLREQVMVDCSHANSGKSHARQVEVAQDVAQQLSSGDRRIIGVMIESHMEEGRQDLKPGLALRRGVSITDACLGWSQTEPLLDTLATAARARRQG, from the coding sequence GTGAATCGCATCGACAACCCCCAGAGCGACCAAGAAGTCGGCGTGGCCGACGCCACCCAGGATACAACCCGCATCGATGATGTGCGTATCGGCGCAGTCCGTCCGCTCATTTCTCCGGCCCTTCTACTCGACGAGTTGCCGGTGTCGCCCGCGGTGCAGGCACACGTCGAAGCGAGCCGGGCCGCGGTCACGGACATCCTGCGCGGTCGGGACGATCGCCTGCTTGCCGTGGTGGGACCGTGCTCGATCCACGACCATGACCAAGCCATCGAGTACGCGCATCGGCTCAGGGTGGCCGCGGATCGCCTGCGCGACGATCTGCTGATCGTCATGCGCGTGTACTTCGAGAAGCCGCGCACGACCGTCGGCTGGAAGGGGTACATCAACGATCCGCGACTCGACGGCAGCTTCCGTATCAACGAAGGGCTTCGCCGCGCGCGCCAATTGCTGCTGGAGGTCAATGCGCTGGGGTTGCCGACGGCCACCGAGTTTCTGGACCTGCTGAGCCCGCAGTACATCGCGGACCTGGTTGCATGGGGGGCGATCGGCGCCAGGACGACGGAAAGCCAGAGCCATCGACAGCTTGCCTCGGGACTGAGCTGTCCCATCGGATTCAAGAATGGCACGGACGGTGGTGTCCAGATTGCGGCGGATGCGATCCTGGCCGCGCGCTCGAGCCATTCGTTCATGGGCATGACGAAGATGGGGATGGCCGCGATTTTCGAGACGCGCGGCAACAGCGATGCACATGTCATTCTTCGTGGCGGCAAGCGCGGCCCGAACTATGACGCGACGTCCATTGAAGACAGCTGCGCGATCCTCCGGGCGGCGGGGCTGCGCGAGCAGGTGATGGTCGACTGCTCGCATGCGAACTCGGGCAAATCGCATGCCCGTCAGGTCGAAGTGGCGCAGGATGTGGCGCAGCAGCTGTCATCCGGCGATCGGCGCATCATCGGCGTGATGATCGAGAGCCATATGGAGGAAGGGCGCCAGGATCTGAAGCCAGGCTTGGCATTGCGGCGCGGCGTGTCCATCACCGATGCCTGCCTTGGCTGGTCCCAGACTGAACCGCTGCTGGACACGCTTGCCACGGCGGCGCGCGCGCGGCGGCAGGGCTAG
- a CDS encoding DUF883 family protein, protein MTNTSPNLAESVNKEKLMTDVKTVLSDAEALLKQAASTSGEKAAELRERGMGLLRQAKEKAQDLQDAVVTKSKAAARATDDYVHDHPWQAVGIAAGVGLLIGLLLNRK, encoded by the coding sequence ATGACGAACACATCCCCCAACCTGGCCGAATCCGTCAATAAGGAGAAACTGATGACCGACGTGAAGACCGTTCTGTCCGACGCCGAAGCCCTGCTCAAGCAGGCCGCTTCCACGAGCGGCGAAAAAGCTGCCGAACTGCGCGAGCGCGGCATGGGACTGCTGCGGCAGGCCAAGGAAAAGGCCCAGGACCTGCAGGATGCCGTGGTCACCAAGAGCAAGGCCGCCGCCCGCGCGACGGACGACTACGTCCACGATCACCCGTGGCAGGCCGTCGGCATCGCCGCCGGCGTGGGCCTGCTGATCGGTCTGCTGCTCAACCGCAAGTAA
- a CDS encoding nucleoside 2-deoxyribosyltransferase, with protein sequence MSLRLYLAGPDVFRPQPVAHGEALKALCAAYGFIGLYPLDNTVAPQADGLATAAEIYRQNIALLDSADAVLANVAGFRGHEPDSGTCFEIGYAIARGKDVWGYNVPAVPLVAQVPNVDGNDADGWAVEDFGLPRNLMLACSSRLVVGDARACLACMRAHYA encoded by the coding sequence ATGTCCCTGCGTCTCTATCTCGCCGGCCCCGACGTCTTCCGCCCGCAGCCCGTTGCCCATGGCGAGGCCCTCAAGGCCCTGTGCGCTGCGTACGGCTTTATCGGCCTCTATCCGCTCGACAACACGGTCGCGCCGCAGGCCGATGGTCTCGCCACGGCGGCGGAAATTTACCGCCAGAACATCGCGCTGCTCGACTCGGCCGATGCGGTGCTGGCCAATGTGGCGGGCTTTCGCGGCCACGAGCCCGATTCCGGCACCTGCTTCGAGATCGGCTATGCCATTGCGCGCGGCAAGGACGTGTGGGGCTACAACGTGCCCGCCGTGCCGCTCGTGGCGCAGGTGCCGAACGTGGACGGCAACGATGCCGACGGCTGGGCCGTGGAGGATTTCGGCCTGCCGCGCAACCTGATGCTCGCCTGCAGCAGCCGGCTCGTGGTGGGAGACGCGCGTGCTTGCCTCGCGTGCATGCGGGCGCATTACGCCTAG
- a CDS encoding NCS2 family permease, whose translation MAEQSLASVTERDPAGFADTRAVNRYFQITARGSTHRREVVAGITTFMAMVYAVFLVPGMLGKAGFDTSAVFVAVCLTTAFGSLLMGLWARLPIAIGCAISLTAFMAFGLVPGQHLAPGVALGAVFLMGVVFTAISVTGVRSWILRNLPAGVAHGAGIGIGIGLFLLLIASNEVSLVMKNPGPGLPVSLGHITAFPVVMSVLGLAAIFGLERRRVPGGILIVIIAVSTLGLIFDPAVRFTGVFALPSLSAPGHASLIGAMDIRGALTAAVLPSVLALVMTAVFDATGTIRAVAGQAGLLDGKGHIRNGGRALTADSVSSMVSAFFGSSPAAAYIESTVGVAAGGKTGLTAVVVGVLFLAVMFVSPLAGLVPSYATAPALMYVGLLMLSSVSKLHMDDMVDALAGLVCTVFIVLTCNIVTGIMLGFCTLVVGRIVAGEWRKLNAATVAIAVALAAFYAGGWAI comes from the coding sequence ATGGCTGAACAGTCCCTTGCGTCGGTGACGGAACGCGACCCCGCCGGCTTTGCCGACACGCGCGCCGTCAATCGCTACTTCCAGATCACGGCGCGCGGCAGCACACACCGGCGCGAAGTGGTGGCCGGCATCACCACCTTCATGGCGATGGTCTACGCCGTGTTCCTGGTGCCGGGCATGCTGGGCAAGGCCGGCTTCGACACCAGCGCGGTCTTCGTGGCAGTGTGCCTGACCACGGCCTTCGGCTCGCTGCTGATGGGCCTGTGGGCGCGCCTGCCGATCGCCATCGGCTGCGCGATCTCTCTGACCGCCTTCATGGCCTTCGGCCTGGTGCCGGGCCAGCATCTCGCACCCGGCGTGGCGCTGGGGGCGGTGTTCCTGATGGGCGTGGTTTTTACCGCCATCTCGGTCACCGGCGTGCGATCCTGGATCCTGCGCAACCTGCCGGCCGGTGTGGCACACGGCGCGGGCATCGGCATCGGCATCGGCCTGTTCCTGCTGCTGATCGCTTCGAACGAGGTCAGCCTCGTGATGAAGAATCCGGGCCCGGGCCTGCCCGTGTCGCTGGGCCATATCACGGCGTTCCCGGTGGTGATGTCGGTGCTGGGCCTGGCGGCGATCTTCGGGCTGGAGCGCAGGCGCGTGCCGGGCGGCATCCTGATCGTCATCATCGCCGTCTCGACGCTGGGGCTGATCTTTGACCCGGCCGTGAGGTTCACCGGCGTGTTCGCCCTGCCCTCGCTCAGCGCACCGGGCCACGCCTCACTGATCGGTGCGATGGACATCCGCGGCGCCCTCACCGCGGCCGTGCTGCCAAGCGTGCTCGCCTTGGTGATGACCGCCGTGTTCGACGCCACCGGCACCATCCGCGCGGTGGCCGGCCAAGCCGGCCTGCTCGACGGCAAGGGCCATATCCGGAACGGCGGCCGCGCACTGACGGCCGATTCGGTCAGCTCGATGGTCTCGGCCTTCTTCGGCAGCTCGCCGGCGGCGGCCTACATCGAGTCGACCGTGGGCGTGGCGGCCGGCGGCAAGACCGGCCTGACCGCGGTGGTGGTCGGCGTGCTGTTCCTTGCGGTGATGTTCGTGTCGCCGCTGGCGGGCCTGGTGCCGTCGTATGCGACCGCGCCCGCGCTGATGTACGTGGGCCTGCTGATGCTCTCCAGCGTCAGCAAGCTGCACATGGACGACATGGTCGATGCGCTGGCCGGTCTGGTGTGCACCGTGTTCATCGTGCTGACGTGCAACATCGTCACCGGCATCATGCTCGGCTTCTGCACGCTGGTGGTCGGCCGCATCGTCGCGGGCGAATGGCGCAAACTCAACGCAGCCACCGTGGCCATCGCCGTCGCGCTGGCGGCGTTCTACGCGGGCGGCTGGGCGATCTGA
- a CDS encoding ABC transporter permease: MNAPAPEQMLSAWQVSIAALLILVNGALSIGLGLGLERRLAWAAVRTVAQLLLIGFVLQRVFASAHWSVVLAVIAAMTLIAGHATGSRGARGYAGLRWDGTLSVFASTWLIGAVGLVVVLQARPWYTPQYAIPIMGMILGNTLTGVGLALERMTGELIATRDQVETLLALGGTRWEAARSAARTAVRAGMTPIINQMSVVGVVSLPGMMTGQVLAGQSPLEAVRYQIVIMFLLAASSGLGTVAAVLLAYRRLFSPEHQLLSARIVQRAPGTH; the protein is encoded by the coding sequence ATGAACGCACCCGCCCCCGAACAGATGCTCTCCGCCTGGCAGGTCAGCATTGCGGCCCTGCTGATCCTCGTCAACGGCGCGCTGTCCATCGGCCTGGGCCTGGGGCTGGAACGCCGGCTGGCGTGGGCGGCGGTACGCACGGTCGCGCAGTTGCTGCTGATCGGCTTCGTGCTGCAGCGGGTGTTTGCCAGCGCGCACTGGAGCGTGGTGCTCGCGGTGATCGCGGCGATGACGCTGATCGCCGGACACGCCACCGGCAGCCGTGGCGCCCGCGGCTACGCCGGGCTGCGCTGGGACGGCACGCTGTCGGTGTTCGCCAGCACTTGGCTGATCGGGGCCGTCGGGCTGGTGGTCGTGCTGCAGGCGCGGCCGTGGTACACGCCGCAATATGCGATCCCGATCATGGGCATGATCCTGGGCAACACCCTGACGGGCGTCGGACTGGCACTGGAACGGATGACCGGCGAGCTGATCGCCACGCGAGACCAGGTGGAGACCCTGCTGGCCCTCGGCGGCACGCGCTGGGAAGCGGCGCGCAGCGCGGCACGCACGGCGGTGCGCGCCGGCATGACGCCGATCATCAACCAGATGTCGGTGGTCGGCGTGGTCAGCCTGCCGGGCATGATGACCGGGCAGGTGCTGGCGGGACAGTCGCCGCTGGAGGCGGTGCGCTACCAGATCGTGATCATGTTCCTGCTGGCCGCGTCATCGGGGCTGGGCACGGTGGCGGCGGTGCTGCTGGCGTACCGGCGCCTGTTCAGCCCCGAACACCAGTTGCTGTCCGCGCGGATCGTGCAGCGGGCCCCGGGAACGCACTAG
- a CDS encoding peroxiredoxin — protein sequence MSLRLGDIAPDFEQDSSEGRIQFHAWLGNSWGVLFSHPADFTPVCTTELGLTAKLKDAFAKRNVKVIALSVDPVDSHKKWIDDINETQNTRVNFPIIADADRKVSQLYDMIHPNASETFTVRSLFVIDPNKKVRLTITYPASTGRNFDEVLRVIDSLQLTDHHSVATPGNWKDGDDVVIVPSLKDEEVIKQKFPKGYKAVRPYLRLTPQPNK from the coding sequence ATGTCTCTACGTCTGGGCGATATCGCCCCCGATTTCGAGCAGGATTCCAGCGAAGGCCGCATTCAGTTTCACGCGTGGCTGGGGAACAGTTGGGGCGTGCTTTTCTCGCATCCGGCGGACTTCACGCCGGTGTGCACCACCGAGCTGGGGCTGACCGCCAAGCTCAAGGATGCGTTTGCCAAGCGCAACGTGAAGGTCATTGCTCTGTCGGTGGATCCGGTCGATTCGCACAAGAAATGGATCGACGACATCAATGAGACACAGAACACCCGCGTCAACTTCCCGATCATCGCCGATGCCGACCGCAAGGTCTCGCAGCTCTACGACATGATCCATCCGAACGCGAGCGAAACGTTCACCGTGCGTTCGCTGTTCGTGATCGATCCGAACAAGAAGGTGCGACTGACCATCACGTATCCCGCATCCACGGGGCGCAACTTCGACGAGGTGCTGCGCGTGATCGATTCGCTGCAGCTGACGGACCATCACAGTGTAGCCACGCCGGGCAACTGGAAGGACGGCGACGATGTCGTCATCGTGCCGTCGCTGAAGGATGAAGAGGTCATCAAGCAGAAATTCCCGAAGGGCTACAAGGCGGTGCGGCCGTATCTGCGCCTCACGCCGCAGCCCAACAAGTAA
- a CDS encoding NUDIX domain-containing protein produces the protein MAIALSCGLVLLNEDAEVLLAHATETHHWDIPKGAPEPGESDLDTALRETREETGLVLDAHTLIELGRFALRRGKDVHLFASRLRRADVSLDTLTCTSMFTSYRSGRRIPEMDAYRWAGADDVPHYASQSLARLLAQLLPLAEIHARLQAAGR, from the coding sequence ATGGCCATCGCCCTCTCCTGCGGCCTGGTGCTGCTCAACGAAGACGCCGAAGTGCTGCTCGCGCACGCAACCGAAACGCATCACTGGGACATCCCCAAGGGCGCGCCCGAACCCGGCGAATCCGACCTCGACACCGCGCTGCGCGAGACCCGCGAAGAAACCGGCCTCGTGCTCGATGCCCACACGCTGATCGAACTCGGGCGCTTTGCGCTGCGGCGCGGCAAGGATGTGCATCTGTTCGCCTCGCGCCTGCGCCGCGCCGACGTGTCGCTCGATACGCTCACCTGCACGTCGATGTTCACGAGCTACCGCTCCGGCAGACGGATCCCCGAGATGGACGCCTACCGCTGGGCCGGTGCCGATGACGTCCCGCACTACGCAAGCCAGTCGCTGGCGCGGCTGCTTGCGCAGTTGCTGCCGCTGGCGGAGATTCACGCGCGCCTTCAAGCCGCCGGGCGCTAG
- a CDS encoding TauD/TfdA dioxygenase family protein produces MSDAVAVAPEAPAVHTRRFHVRRLPGAPLGAEILGLSDAAGLSDADVAAIRQAWLDHDGLLVFRNVTLAPRAQVDFSRRFGTLQVHVLNQFHLPHHPEILVVSNVLENGKPIGLGDAGRDWHSDLSYKPQPSLGSLLLARELPQAGGDTLFANMVRAYETLPAGLKHIIEGRRAVHSYVYRYERLRALSAWRPPLTQAQRDAVPPVDHPVVRTHPETGKRALFVNEGFTSHILGLPEDESTVVLEQLFSHSIQPDNRYTHRWQPGDMLFWDNRSTIHFAPGCPDAYRRTLHRTTIEGDVPV; encoded by the coding sequence ATGTCCGATGCCGTTGCTGTCGCCCCCGAGGCTCCCGCTGTCCACACCCGCCGCTTTCATGTGCGTCGCCTGCCCGGTGCGCCGCTCGGTGCCGAGATCCTTGGGCTGAGCGATGCGGCCGGCTTGTCCGATGCCGATGTCGCTGCTATCCGTCAGGCCTGGCTGGACCATGACGGCCTGCTGGTGTTCCGCAACGTGACGCTCGCACCGCGGGCGCAGGTGGACTTCAGTCGCCGCTTCGGGACGCTGCAGGTGCATGTGCTCAACCAATTCCACCTGCCGCATCATCCGGAAATCCTCGTGGTGTCCAACGTGCTCGAGAACGGCAAGCCGATCGGGCTGGGCGACGCGGGCCGCGACTGGCATTCAGACCTGTCGTACAAGCCGCAGCCGAGTCTCGGCTCGCTGCTGCTGGCCCGCGAATTGCCGCAGGCGGGCGGCGATACGCTGTTCGCCAACATGGTCCGTGCCTACGAGACCTTGCCGGCCGGGCTCAAGCACATCATCGAAGGCCGGCGTGCCGTGCATTCCTACGTGTACCGCTATGAGCGGCTGCGCGCGCTGTCGGCGTGGCGTCCGCCGCTGACGCAGGCGCAGCGCGATGCGGTGCCGCCGGTCGATCACCCGGTCGTGCGCACGCATCCCGAGACGGGCAAGCGTGCGCTCTTCGTCAACGAGGGGTTCACGTCACACATCCTGGGCTTGCCGGAAGACGAGAGCACCGTCGTGCTCGAGCAGCTTTTCTCCCACAGCATCCAGCCGGACAATCGCTACACCCACCGCTGGCAGCCCGGCGACATGCTGTTCTGGGACAACCGCTCCACCATCCACTTCGCGCCCGGCTGCCCGGATGCGTACCGGCGCACGCTGCATCGCACGACCATCGAGGGCGATGTGCCCGTCTAG
- a CDS encoding acyl-CoA dehydrogenase family protein, with protein sequence MKLDDLHQLPDLSALLAALAATAAQRDRQGGHPAHEKALIARLGLLPQVIPTQYGGAGAGWADAFAAVRAIAAVDSALGHLLAFQYLQTATVYLYGSDAQRERFLRPTAELGWWWGNAVNPLDHRLRAQRSGSGWIIDGEKGFCSGTLGSDMMVLSAHDAQSGRPVVAVVPTARYGIAVRDDWYPIGQRQTDSATVQFRHVQVSEDEVLAGPDAALTPYQSLRTCIAQNVLVHLYTGLAAGALDEARRHTLQASRPWFTSGVERAADDPYQIQRFGEMRVQWLAAETLAERAVQRLDRAWRKGAALTADERAEVSLATAEAKVLAHRAALFIGQELFEATGARSTKAALALDRFWRNARTHTLHDPLDYKLRAIGRYALEGILPDATPYS encoded by the coding sequence ATGAAGCTCGACGATCTGCACCAACTTCCCGACCTGTCCGCGCTGCTGGCGGCCTTGGCCGCCACCGCCGCGCAGCGTGACCGCCAGGGTGGCCATCCGGCGCACGAGAAGGCGTTGATCGCGCGTCTCGGTCTGCTGCCGCAGGTGATTCCTACGCAGTACGGCGGCGCCGGCGCGGGCTGGGCGGATGCCTTTGCGGCCGTGCGCGCCATCGCCGCCGTCGACAGCGCGCTCGGGCATCTGCTGGCCTTCCAGTATCTGCAGACCGCTACGGTCTATCTGTACGGCTCCGATGCGCAGCGCGAGCGCTTCCTGCGCCCGACCGCCGAGCTGGGCTGGTGGTGGGGCAATGCGGTCAACCCGCTCGACCATCGGCTGCGTGCGCAGCGCTCCGGCAGCGGCTGGATCATCGACGGCGAGAAGGGGTTCTGTTCGGGCACGCTGGGCTCCGACATGATGGTGTTGTCCGCGCACGACGCGCAGAGCGGCCGGCCGGTCGTGGCGGTGGTGCCGACGGCCCGGTACGGCATCGCCGTGCGCGACGACTGGTATCCGATCGGCCAGCGCCAGACCGACAGTGCGACCGTGCAGTTCCGCCATGTGCAGGTCAGCGAGGACGAAGTGCTGGCGGGGCCCGACGCTGCGCTCACGCCGTATCAGTCCTTGCGCACGTGCATTGCGCAGAACGTGCTGGTCCATCTCTACACCGGTCTCGCGGCGGGCGCGCTGGACGAGGCGCGGCGCCACACCTTGCAGGCGTCCAGGCCATGGTTCACCTCGGGCGTGGAGCGCGCGGCGGACGACCCTTACCAGATCCAGCGCTTCGGCGAGATGCGCGTGCAGTGGCTGGCCGCGGAGACCCTCGCCGAGCGCGCCGTGCAGCGGCTCGACCGTGCGTGGCGCAAGGGCGCGGCGCTCACCGCCGACGAGCGCGCCGAGGTCTCGCTCGCCACGGCGGAGGCCAAGGTGCTGGCGCATCGCGCGGCGCTGTTCATCGGGCAGGAGCTGTTCGAGGCCACCGGCGCGCGCTCGACCAAGGCGGCACTGGCGCTCGACCGCTTCTGGCGCAACGCGCGCACGCATACGCTGCACGATCCGCTGGACTACAAGCTGCGCGCCATCGGCCGTTATGCGCTGGAGGGCATCCTGCCCGACGCGACGCCCTACAGCTGA
- a CDS encoding ABC transporter ATP-binding protein, giving the protein MLIATAIQRRDAQTGTPLLHPASLIVHPGDRIALTGPSGAGKSVLLRALALLDPLDDGHVTWRGETVSAAGVPAFRCEVAYVRQRPALLPGSVEDNLRLPYRLHIRQTGTGFDRDTAIALLTRADRDARFLDKHATDLSGGEAQIAALVRTLQTEPAILLLDEPTAALDPASARAVEAMLLHWFAQAPERRAWVWITHDPAQAARIASRHWRVEAGRLDTQAPVPQQPDA; this is encoded by the coding sequence ATGTTGATCGCCACCGCCATCCAGCGCCGGGACGCGCAGACCGGTACGCCGTTGCTGCACCCGGCCTCGCTCATCGTCCACCCGGGCGACCGCATTGCACTGACCGGCCCGTCCGGCGCCGGCAAGAGCGTGTTGCTGCGGGCGCTGGCGCTGCTCGATCCGCTCGATGATGGTCATGTGACATGGCGGGGCGAGACGGTGTCTGCTGCCGGCGTGCCGGCGTTCCGGTGCGAGGTGGCCTACGTGAGGCAGCGCCCCGCCCTGCTGCCCGGCTCGGTCGAAGACAACCTGCGGTTGCCCTACCGCCTGCACATCCGCCAGACCGGCACCGGATTCGACCGCGACACCGCCATCGCCCTGCTCACCCGCGCCGACCGCGATGCACGCTTCCTCGACAAGCATGCGACCGACCTGTCGGGCGGCGAAGCGCAGATCGCCGCGCTGGTACGCACCCTGCAGACGGAGCCCGCCATCCTGCTGCTGGACGAGCCGACCGCCGCGCTCGACCCCGCATCGGCCCGCGCCGTCGAGGCGATGCTGCTGCACTGGTTCGCGCAGGCACCCGAGCGCCGGGCCTGGGTCTGGATCACGCACGATCCGGCGCAGGCTGCGCGGATCGCCAGCCGCCATTGGCGCGTCGAGGCCGGCCGCCTCGATACCCAGGCGCCCGTGCCGCAACAGCCTGACGCCTAA